From Coffea arabica cultivar ET-39 chromosome 2e, Coffea Arabica ET-39 HiFi, whole genome shotgun sequence, the proteins below share one genomic window:
- the LOC140037226 gene encoding probable methyltransferase At1g29790, producing the protein MGSGDDDHPSSKRPIQHTQTKYKLKILLLVILTNLLTIYVFTGPSLPIAQNLSLPTWDHTKLLNELNITKRELANSRAQNSDLQQHLKASNILTKSLLTELSRLNAAIDQHSSSKEVSSIFSFDDLLSDLSTEAKLGMGPQKLPLGYSPRSGSDELYPSVGGGCLRYKEELAQYMTYKIGGECPVDDVFAQRLMLKGCEPLPRRRCHPKSPAGYKEPNPLPKSLWTMPPDTSIVWDPYTCKSYGCLVERKKLPVFYDCKDCFDLEGREKSRWLFDNGGLDFGINEVLGTKPHGTIRIGLDIGGGTGTFAARMKENNVTIVTTSMNLDGPFNSFIASRGLISMHISVSQRLSFFENTLDIVHSMHILSNWIPDTMLEFTLYDIYRVLRPGGIFWLDHFFCLGSQLNSTYVPMLDRVGFKKLRWNAGMKLDRGIDKNEWYFSALLEKPVKS; encoded by the coding sequence ATGGGTAGTGGAGATGATGACCACCCTTCTTCCAAAAGACCAATCCAGCACACTCAAACCAAGTACAAGCTCAAAATACTGTTACTAGTCATCCTGACGAATCTCCTCACCATTTACGTCTTCACTGGTCCTTCTCTACCCATCGCTCAAAACCTTTCGCTGCCTACTTGGGACCACACGAAACTCTTGAATGAGCTCAACATCACCAAACGTGAGCTAGCAAACAGCCGAGCCCAAAACTCAGACTTGCAACAGCATCTCAAGGCCAGCAATATTCTTACGAAATCTCTACTAACTGAGCTCTCTCGCCTTAATGCAGCTATAGACCAACATTCTTCTTCTAAGGAGGTGTCCTCGATTTTCAGCTTCGATGATCTTTTATCTGATCTATCTACTGAAGCCAAGCTTGGAATGGGCCCTCAGAAGCTCCCGTTGGGGTACTCCCCGCGATCGGGCTCAGACGAGCTCTACCCTTCAGTGGGAGGAGGTTGTTTGAGGTATAAGGAGGAGTTAGCACAATATATGACGTATAAGATTGGTGGAGAATGCCCCGTGGATGATGTTTTTGCGCAAAGGCTCATGCTCAAGGGGTGTGAGCCGCTGCCAAGAAGGCGGTGCCACCCCAAGTCTCCAGCTGGTTATAAGGAGCCCAATCCATTGCCAAAGAGTCTTTGGACGATGCCACCTGACACAAGCATCGTTTGGGATCCCTACACTTGCAAAAGCTATGGTTGCTTGGTTGAGAGGAAAAAGCTTCCAGTATTCTACGACTGCAAAGACTGCTTTGATTTAGAAGGCAGGGAGAAATCAAGATGGCTCTTCGACAATGGAGGCTTGGATTTTGGGATCAACGAGGTTTTGGGTACAAAACCTCATGGAACTATTCGGATTGGACTCGATATTGGAGGTGGAACGGGCACGTTTGCTGCCAGGATGAAAGAAAATAATGTGACCATTGTCACAACTTCTATGAACTTGGATGGTCCATTTAACAGCTTCATCGCATCCAGGGGATTGATTTCGATGCACATTAGTGTCTCGCAGaggctttctttctttgagAATACTCTGGACATCGTGCACTCGATGCATATTTTGAGCAATTGGATTCCTGATACCATGCTTGAGTTTACACTTTATGATATTTACAGGGTATTGAGACCCGGAGGGATATTCTGGCTCGACCATTTCTTCTGCCTAGGTTCACAGCTGAATTCAACCTATGTTCCAATGCTCGATCGTGTTGGATTCAAGAAACTGAGATGGAATGCAGGCATGAAGCTCGATCGTGGGATTGACAAGAATGAGTGGTATTTTTCTGCTTTGTTGGAGAAGCCAGTGAAATCCTGA